GCGCTTCGGCCGTGCCGTGCAGGGGCGTGGGGCCGATGACCACGCTCTTTCGCCCCGGGTCGTAGCCGAAGTAGATGAGCTTCCGCAGCAGGCCCACGTGGCTCGAAGGCGGGCTGCCGGGGTCACTCACGGCCTTGCGCTTGCGGATGCTGTGCTTCGCGCCGGTCCGCACGAACGCCCCGAACTTCGAGAGCACCTTCCGCGCGGCCTTGTCCACGCGGCTCGTGACCGCCTTGCGGTCGAAGAACATCTGCTTGGTCACCATCCCGATCATGCCGTCATCACTCCGGCTTCGCTTTCGCTACGCCGTGACAAGCCTCAGCGTCAGCGTCAGGACGCTCGTGAACTGCCGCAGTTCGCCCAGGTGCTCCTGGGAGTAGATGGGCGTGTTCTCGGTCTTGACCCACGCCGCGTCGCCGAAGCGGCCGGTCGCCCGGACGAACTCGGCGATCTCCTGCACCAAGCCCAGAAGAGGGTCGATTCCCGCGTTGTCGCTGGCGGTGAGCTTCTTCTGCACGCCGATGTCGATCTGCACATCACTCTGCGCCAGGCCGCGCCCCGCCGTGGTCAGTTCCACGCCCTTGGGCACGACCGTCACGTGAAGGTCCGTCAGGTCCTTCAGGTCGAAGACGGGCCTGTACGCCCGCGCGGCCGTAAACGGCTGACTGAACGTGTGGCCGTTCAGGGCCGTCACCACTGCTTCCGCGATGTCCGCGATCAGGGCCATGTGTCACTCCACCTTCTTCAGTTCGCCGACCAGCCAGTCCACGTCGGGCTTGCTCACGGGATCGACGGCCGCCAGCGCTTCGGCCAGACCTACGCCCTTGGCGGCGTCCCGGCGCATCGCCCGCGCGATACCCGCCAGGCGCTGCCCGGCCAGGTATGCCCGGCGCTGCGGGGCGGTCATCGCCGCGATCCGGGCCTCGCGCTCTTCCAGGGCCTGCCTCTGCTCGGGCGTAAGCGCGTCCAGCCGCTCCTGGCGGCGGGCCTCGATCTCCGCCTGGCGCTCCTGGGGCGTCATACGCATCCGTTCCACCACCGCCTGCTCGGCGGCGCTGAGTTCCATCTGTCGTCTTGCCTCTGCCATGCGATGCTCTCCTACGCGACCAGGGTCAGGCCGTGACCGTAGGCCTGGTCGAACACGAAAAGGGAATCCCCGTCGGCGTCGTTGATGCGTCCATCCCGACGGAGCATGACCATCTTCCCGCCGCCGCTGTCCATCCGGCCTGAGACGTCCACGCCGCGATAGACGCGGACGATGGCCTCTCCGCCCAGGTACAGGTAGGCGTCGTAGTAGAGGCGGAAGTAGCCGAACAGGTCGGACCGGCTCTGGTAGTCGAAGTAGATCGCCCCCTCGTAGTAGGCCTCCAGGCCCCCGTAACGGCCGACCACCAGCTTGCCGTCGTAGTAGACGGTGAGCGCGGAGTAGTACTCCACGGTCATGTAACCGTTGACGGCGAGCGTGCCGCCGTACTCCACGTAGACCTGCGAGCCGCCGTAGACGTGCAGCCCGCCGTCGACCGTCATGTCGCCTCGGACGTACAAATTGCCGGAATCAGCAACATTCAGGTAGTTGCGGACCGTCGCGCTGCCGCCCGACTCGACGTACAGTTCGCCCCCGTAGCGGACCTCGGCGTAACTGCCGTAGTAGAAGTCGGCGTCGCCGTAGATGCGCAGCGTGCTGTAGTCCTCGACGTAGAGGTAGCCGTCGAAGTACGCCGACGCGCTGGACTCGACGGTGACATACGCGCCCTGGTAGAGGTAGGAGTAGGCGTTCCAGTCCTGGTAGAACGACCCGTAAACGTTCAGGCTGGAGCCGTACACCACGTCGAAGTGGGAGTATGGCCCGACGTAGACCGAGCCGCCCACGTCGACCGAGCCGCCATAGAGAACCGCCACCCCGCCGACATCGTCCAGCCAGCCGCCGGCGTCCACCTGGACGTAGCCACGCACATCGAGGTAGGCGTAGACGTACAGGCCGCCCTGGACATGGACCGATGCGCCGCTCTCGACCGCCAGCTGCGTCCCGAGTTCGAGCACCCCATAGCCTTCGATGGTGATGGTCCGGCCGCCGGCCAGCGTAAGGTAAGACCCATCCGCAGTGACGGTGTGGTAGTCGGCGATGATGACGTCGTCGTTGTACAGGTCGGGCACGATGCCGCCGACCCAGGTCGTCGGGTCGTCCCAGAAGCCGGATTGTGCACTCGTAATCGTCGCCACAATCGCCTCACGCGAAGATGCGGTACACGACGCCCTGGTTGCTCACGACCACGCGGACGTAGACCTTGCTGGCGTCGTCGATGCGGATGACCAGGCCCTCGTAGTTGCTGGGCATGACCGGGATGTTCTGGGTGCCTGAGTCGCCGATGAAGCAGGGGTAGTAGTTCAGCGGGTTGCCGTAGTTGTCCACGCGAGCGCCCACCCACACGAACCGGCACGGCGTGGCTGTGGCGACAAGCGGCTGAGGCGTCCCGGCCGACGGGACGGTTTTTGTCCCGCCGACAAAGGATGTGCACCCGGCGATGTCGAACTGGGGAGCGCCGCTGGGGCTGACCTCCACGTCCATCGAGTTGATCCAGCGCTTGGCCATGCCGTCATGCTCCGAAGATGATTTTCCAGACCGCGCCCAGCGCGAGCGTCACCGTCGAGCCGGCGATGATCCACAGCAGCTTCGAGCGGACGGCTTCGGCCGCTTCCAGGCGGTCCAGACGAAGCTGGATGCCGGGCTTGGAGTTCCCGCGAATCGCCTCGTCCAGCCGGTCGAGCTTCGTATGGATGGCCGAGAACTCGCCCTTGCACCTGTCTGCCGGACAGGCAGGCACCCGTTCGTACTGTCCTGCGCACTCGCTCATGCCGCGCCCACTTCCTTCGTGTGAATCCGCATCGTCGTGCGGTACGGGTCGCTCCACCGCCAATGCCCCTGGTTGCCGAGGCTCATCACCTCGTGCACCACGCCGTCGGCAACCACTTGGTCGCCCGCCTGCGGCTCGCCGAAGACCGGCGTGAAGGCCGCAGCGGTCACCAGGAAGTCCGTGACGCGCGCCGCAACCACGAGGCCGAAGTCGTCCTGGACCTCGTACTGGGTCCGGCCGAACGTTGCGCTCAGCGCCTGCTCCTGAGCGCCCCGGCGATAGGTGACCTGGCTGGAGCAGTGCGCCGAGCGCTGCTGCTCCAGCCATTGGCTTCCTTGCCTCAACAGGTCACCCACGCTTCAAGCGCCTCCTTGCCGCGGCGTAGTCCCGACAGCGTCGGGACAAAGCCGGGTGCTATCCGGCTTCGCCCTGCGGGCTTCGCCGTGATGACGCTGCGCGTCACTGGCTCATCCGAACCCGGACGGTCGTGTCGGCGTCGGCCGCGGCCTTGACGCACTTGCCGATGAGCTTGTTGCCCGTGGCCGTGGTCGTCGCCCGCTGATTGGTCGCGTCCCAGTAGCACAAGGCCCCGGCCGTGATGGCCGAGCCGGTAGCCTTGGGGAAATCGAAGACCCCCACGACCGCCAGCGCCCCGAGCTTGTTGGCCGCGATGGGCTGCTTGGCCACGCCGACCAGCTCGCCCTGAACCACGACCGCCCCGGCCGCGACGTCCGCCGTCGGGGTGTAGTCGATCACCTCGCCGTCATGCACAAAGGTCGCCATTGAGTCATCCTCCGCTTACACTTCGCCCTTGCTCTTGAGCCCGCCGCGCGGGTCCTGAAGGCTGACGCCGAAATCATGGAAACCGCGCATCCGCACGCCGAGCACGTTGAAGTCCGCCTCGGCCGTCTCGATGGTGGGCGACTCCTGGCCGTTGAGGAACGCCACCTCGATGACCGGCAGGTCGGCCGGGTCGGCCAGCAAGTACCACGCCTTGGCGCTCGAGCCGGTGTAGGCCGCGTTGGCCAGGTAGCGGCTGACCTCCACGCGGAACTTGCCGACGTGCGGGTTGGCGATGGGGTACTTGGTGCTGGAGGTCGTGTCCCGAATCTCCAGGCTCTTGTAGAGCTGCGTGCCCATGGCCGACAGGGCCGTCGGCA
This sequence is a window from Planctomycetota bacterium. Protein-coding genes within it:
- a CDS encoding DUF2190 family protein, with amino-acid sequence MATFVHDGEVIDYTPTADVAAGAVVVQGELVGVAKQPIAANKLGALAVVGVFDFPKATGSAITAGALCYWDATNQRATTTATGNKLIGKCVKAAADADTTVRVRMSQ